Below is a genomic region from Longimicrobium sp..
GATGGTGACCTTTGGCGATCCCTTCCTCACCGCCATCCCCTTCATCCTGGGCGTGGTGGGGGTGCATCGAAGCTGGCGCGGCCGCTTCCGCGTGGCGCGCTTCCACGGCACGTGCCCCCGCTGCCACGCCCCGCTCGCGCTGGGCGAGGGCTCCAAGATCGGCTCCCCCCACCACCTCGTCTGCTACCGCTGCCACCACGAGCCGCACCTGGTCCTCGCCGCCTGAGCGACGGCGACCGGCTCCGCCCACAACCGGTTCACTGGCGTCCCACCCGCTCTCCTGGCTATGTATCAGTCAGGAGGGATCATCCGCCCCTCGCCCACACGCTTTCTTGATGGGAGCCGCCATGCGAGGAATCGACGCCGGACGCCGCGTGGGATGGATAGCGACTGCTCTGTTGCTGGCGTTGCTGGCGACCGCGGAACGAGCCGCCGCGCAGCCGTCAACGGTGACCACCTGCGTCGCGCGCGCTGCCGGACTGTCGCCCTTAACCATGCCGGTGGGCGATACCGCCGCGTTCCAAGACAGCATCCGGCGCGCCGAGCCGCTGCCCCATTCCGGTTACGCGGGGGAACAGCCCTGGTTCACCGTGGGTTGGCCGATCGTGTTTCGCGGACAGCAGATGGCGAAGTGGGGCCGGCCTCGCTTCCTGGACGCGAACCTGCTGCGGCGCGTGAGTGAGTACGACGGTGTCGGCGTGTACGTGGATAGGGATGAGTGGTGGATGGTGGAAGTGATCTACCTTCCCGTTCGTGCAGGATGCGAGTTCCAGCCGTACCAGGCTCCCCACTGGGGAATCCCGTGCAGCTCGCTGGGCTGCCCTTTCGCGTTGGAGAGCCCGCCGGCCGGCGCCGTTTGCCGGCTTCGCGGCGACGAGCTCGTGTGGGAAGACGAGCGGCGGCCGGAAGCGGCGGCCCGGTATGCGGAGTCGCGGCGCTGGTACGCTGCGGACCGGCTGATCACCTTCCAGGGTCACAGGTTCGGGAAGATGGGACTTCCGCGGGTACTGCCGCCGGGAAGCGTCCGGCGAGTCGGGGAGCTGGATGGAGTCGGGGTCTACGTGGGATCAGCCGAGATCGATAGGGAGCGCACGTGGGGCTTCTACGTCCCGGTGCGCCGCGGATGCCTGTTCCAGCTCTACGAGGACGACACGACGTACCACACCGTGCGCGGTGAGTGACGGCTCCTCGAACGCCCCGGCATTCGCGGCGCGGCAACTCAGCGCGGCGGACTCTGCCAGAGCACGTGCGTGATCATCCAGCGGCCGTTCTCCTTGCCCAGCAGCAGGTAGTCCGTCCCCCACCACGCGGTCACCTTGACGCTCGCCGTCTGGTCCTGCACGTCGTAGATGACGATGTCGCGCGGCGCGTTCGGGGGCGGGCCGCCGCGTCCGGCCCGCACGCCCGCGGCGTAGCGCATGAAGCCCTCGTACGGCATGGTCGATGGCCGGTACGCCGTCTCGGTGCGGCCGCGCGCATACCCGTTCTTGCGCACGTTCGGCGACACGCTGCGCACCAGCTTGGTGCTATCTCCTTCGTAGAAGCCTTCGATGTAGTCCATCGCCGCCCGCCGCACCTGCTCGCGGTCGGTGGGCTGCTGCGCGCGCGCGGGAAGGACCGCGGCGAGGAGTAGGATCAGGACGAGTGCGACACGACGCATGGTTCCCGTTTTCCAGGTAAAGAGTTTTAGGAGGACGCACCCGCCAGCAGCCGGCTCAGGTCCACGCCCTGCCAGAGCCGCTCGCGCATGGCCCGCGTCTCCGCGAGCGCGGATGCGCCGCGCGTGGTGACGGCGAAGACGCGGCGCGACCCCTCGCCCGTGGTACGGCCGGAGCCCAGCAGCCCCTTCGCCTCCAGCCGGTCGAGCGTTGCGTACACCGCCCCGATCGTCACCTCGCGGTCCGTCACCCGCTCGATCTCACGCCGCACCGCCATCCCGTACGCATCGTCGCGCGTGCGGACGACGGCGAGCATAACGTGCTCCTCAAAGGTGCCCAGTGGCGAGTCAGCGCTCACGATCCGGCTCCGAAAAGAGAAGGTAGGGGCGCACCTGCGTGTGCGCCCTCCGTCCGCGCCCGCGCAAGCGCCGGGGGCGCGAACGGATGTTCTGGTGCGCGCAGCGAACACGGGCGCTGCGGAGAGGGTGGGCAGACACGCAGGTCTGCCCCTACCGGGTTCGGTGCCGTGGTAGAGCCGTTCATTGCTCGCGCAGCACGTGCGCGGGATCGATCCGGCTGGCGCGCCGCGCGGGAAGAAACGCCGCCAGCAGCCCGGCTCCCAGCAGGATCGCCGTCGCGCTGAGGAGCGAGAGCGGGTCCGCGGTGCCGACGCCGTACAGCAGGCTGCCGAGGAGGCGGGCCAGCACCAGAAAGCCGATCAGCCCCAGCACGATGCCGGCGCCCACCAGCGTGCCGCCGCGCCCCACGATGTGGCGGACCACGTGCGCCGGCTGCATTCCGAGCGCGATGCGGATGCCCCAGTCCCGCTTGCGGCGCGTCACCAGGTGCGAGACGACGCCGTAGACACCGATCGTGCCCAGCGCCAGCGCGACCATGCCCAGGAGGGTGAGCAGCGACATCACCTGGCGCGCGGGGCCGATGGCGCGGTCGAAGACGTTGGCCATCGTCGTCTGGTCCTGGATGGCGACCTGCGGCAGGGCGCGCTGGATGGCGCGGCGCGCTGGGTCCAGGATGGCGGCCGGATCGCGCCCGCCGCGCATGCGGATGACCACCGTCTGGCCGGGAAGGAGGAAGAGCGCCTGCTCGTACGTCATGTAGCGCGCGGGCACCGGCTCGGGCTTGAGATCCGCTTCGGCCGCGTTCCCCACCACGCCCACCACGCGGTCCCAGCGCTCGGTGAAGCCGATCATCTCCCCGAGCGGGTCGCGCCCGGGGAAGAACTTGTCCGCCAGCGCCTGGTTGATGACCACCGCGCCCTCGGTGGCCGCGGCGTCGCGGTCCGTCTCGAGCAGCCCGCGCCCGCTGCGCACCGGAATTCCCATCGTGCGGAAGTAGTCCGGCGATACCACGCGGAAGGCGGTGTTGGCGTCCTCCAGCTGCGGCTGGCGCTGGACGGCGAGCCCCCAGTTGTCGCCGGAGCCACGCAGAGGAAGATGCTGCGTCGCCGCCGCTGCCTCCACGCCGGGGAGGGCGCGCAGGGCGTCCAGCAGCTCGCGCATCACCTGCGGACGGCGCGCGGGCTCGGTGGCGGAGGGCATCACCACGTCCAGCACGGCGAGCCCCTCCACCCGCACGCCCGGATCGATGGCGCGCAGGTTCCGCACGCTGCGGATCAGCAGGCCGGCGCCGGCTACCATCAGCAGCACGAGCGCCACCTGCGCCACCACCAGCCCGCTCTCCACGCGCCCTCCGCGCCCGCCGATCCCGCCCGTGCGCGTCCTCGTGAGCCGCGACTGCAGGTCGCTGCGCGCCACCGAGAAGCCGGGCACCATCGCCACCGCCGTCGCCGCCGCCAGCGCGATGCCGATGGCCGCCGCGAGCAGGCCCCAGTCGATGGTGGCGGCCTCGGCGAGCGCGCCGAGGGGCAGGGCGGCGGCCAGGAACTTGAAGCCCGCCAGCGCCATCAGCGCCCCCATCACACCCGCCATCGCCCCGATCACCAGCGACTCCACCACGAGCTGGATCAGCAGCCGCCGCCGGCCGGCACCCAGCGCGCTGCGCACCGCCAGCTCCGTCCCGCGGCTGTCGACCTGCCCCAGCATCAGCGCCGCCACGTTGACGCTCGCGATGAGGAGGATGACCGCCATCGCCGCGAACGTTGCCAGCACCGCGGGCCGGATGTCGCCCACGAGGCGGTCGCGCAGCGGGGTCAGCGTGGGGTTTACCCGCTTGTCCCACTCGCCCTCGGGATAGTCGAACTGCGCGTGCATCAGCTTCATGACGCGCGCGAGCTCGGGGCCCATGCGGTCCATGCGCGTGCCGGGGCGCATCCGGCCGATCAGCCCCCAGTTGCCGCTCCCGTCCTCGGGATCGAGCTGTTCCGCGAGCCATACACGCACGGTGGGATCGGGAAACCAGAAGCCGCGCGGCATCACCCCGACCACGGTGCGCTTGACGCCGCCCAGCTCGATCTGCTCGCCGACGATGGACGGGTTCGCGCCCAGCTCGCGCCAGAGCGAATGGCTGAGCACCGCCACGGGCTCGGCCGTGTTGCGGTCGTCGCCCGGCCGGAAGCCCGGGCCCACCGATGGCCTCACGCCCAGCACCTGGAAGAGCTCCGCCGTCCCGGCGACCCCCTTCACCAACTGCGCCGGCGCGTCGCCGAGCTGCATCGGCACGTCACGCGCGCGGAAGGCGGCCAGGTGCTGGAAGCCCTGGATCATGGGGCGAAGCTGGAGGAACTCGGCCTCGGACCAGCCGCCCTCGGCCCAGAACACGGCGACCTCCTGCTCCGCCTTGACGGGGAGCGGCTCCAGCAGCAGGCGCCTGGCGATGCCGTACACCGCCGCCGTCCCCGCCACGCCCAGCGCGAGGGTGAGCACCGTGAGCGCCGTGTAGGTGGGGCGCTTCCGCAGGCGGCGCAGCGAGAACTTCACGTCTTGACCCCAGTCCTGGAACATGGCCCCCCTCGGTTGATCCCAGTTCGCCCGCGGCTCGAACCCGTTCCAGCCGCGCCACCATCCCCGCCCCGCCAGCTCCGGCGCGGAGGCCAGCACCTGCCGCCACACCCACCGCCCCGCCGCCCGCCTTCCCTGCGACCGCACGCGCTCCCGGTGCTCCGCCGCCAGGTCGCCCAGCACCTCGTCGCGCTCCGCGTACGGCAGCAGCAGACGCAGCAGCGCGGCGGGGATGCGCGGGAGATCGGAATTGGTGCGGGGCATCGGGAGGGTTTCTACAATGTAGAAAAGGCGGGTACGCGGGGTCCACGCTTCGTATGATACCTGGAGCGCGCGAAAGGTTTACACGCGAACCGCATGGCCTCACACAGAGCCGCAGAGGGGTACGGAAAGAACCGCGAAGAGTTTCTCCACGGCTTGTAGTTCCCTCTGTGCCCTCTGTGTGATGCCTTTTCGGATTACTCCGCGCGTAGTGCCTGCATGGGATCCACACGCACGGCGCGGCGGGCGGGGAGATAGCTGGCCAGGAGCGCCACCGCCGCCAGGGTGACCGCGACGCCCCCGAAGGTGAGCGGGTCGAGCGGGCTGACGCCGATGAGGAAGCTGCGCAGGAAGCGCGTGATCCCCGCCGCCATCAGGAGGCCCACGGCGGCACCGCCCGCGGCGAGCAGGGCTCCGCGGCCCACCACCAGCCGCATCACGTCGCGCGCGGATGCGCCCAGCGCCAGGCGGATGCCGAACTCGCGCGTGCGCTGTGCCACCTGGTACGCCAGCACGCCGTACACCCCGATCCCCGCCAGCGCCAGCCCCAGCACTCCGAGCACCCCCACCAGGATCGCCGCCACGCGCTGCGGAAGAAGGGTCAGGCCCACCATCGAGGCGAGCGCCGTCTGGTTCTCGACCGCGACGTCGGGATCGAGGGCGCGCACCTCGCGGCGGATCGTCTCGTGCAGCCCCGCGCCGCCGCCACGTACGTGCAGCACCATGCGCGGCGAGTACGACTGCGCGAAGGGGAAGAAGGCGAAGGCGCGCGGCTCCTCGCTCACGGAGGCGTACTTGCCATCGCGCGCCACGCCGACCACCTCCCACTCCTCGGTGCCCTTGCGCAGCCGCTTCCCCAGCGGGTTCTCGCCGGGCCAGAGCTGCGCCGCGAGCCGCTGGTTCACCACCACCACGCGCGGCGAGCCGGGCCGGTCCGCATCCGTGATCGCGCGGCCCGTGGCCATCGGGATGTGCAGGGTGCGGAAGTAGCCCGCGTCCACCACCGCCATCGAGACGTTCACGCGTCGGGGCTCGGCGGCGCCGGGGGTGAAGGCCTCCACGTCCTCGCCGTGGCTGGAGCCGGCGAGGAGCGCGATGTCGGTGAGCCCCGCGCTCTGCACGCCGGGCAGGGCGCGCACGCGATCGGTGAGCTGCCGATAGAAGTCACGGCCGCGAGCTTCGTCGTAGCCGTGCGGACCCAGGTCGGTGGTCGAGACGAGCACGTCCTCGGGCTGGAAGCCGGGGTCCACGGCCAGCCCGTGCCGCAGCGTGCGCGCGAACAGCCCGGCGATCACCATCAGCAGCACCGCCATCGCGAGCTGCGCCGCCACGAACAGACTGCGACCCCGAACTCGCCCCGTCGCGAGGTGCGACGCCCCTTCCTTCAACCCGGGAAGGAGCTCCGCGCGCGTCGCCTGCAGCGCCGGCACCAGCCCGAACCCGATTCCCGTCGCAGCCGCGATGGCGAGCGAGAAGGCGAGAACGCGCAGGTCCGGCGTGACTTCGAAGACGATGCGCTCCGCCACCGGAAAGTCGATGCGCCCGAACGCGCGCGTCACGGCGAGGGCCAGCAGCATCCCGCCCACACCGCCCGCCAGAAAGAGCACCAGGCTCTCGGTCACCAGCTGCCGCACGAGGCGTCCGCGTCCAGCTCCGATCGCCAGCCGCACCGCCACCTCGCGCCTGCGGGCCACGGCGCGCGCCAGCAGCATCCCCGCGATGTTGGCGCTGGCGATGAGGAGCACCAGCGCCCCCGTCGCCAGCAGCATCCCCAGGAAGCCGGCCAGGGGGCGCCGCGCGTTGCCGGGGAGCCCCGTCATCTGCTCCAGCTCCGCGCCGAACACCTTCGTGTGCGGCTCCTCGGGCGGGATGGACTTCGCCACCGCCGCCACGCGCGCCGCGGCGGCGGCCCGCTCCACCCCGCCAGACAGCCGCCCAAACGGCACCACCCAGTCCTCGAATGAGCCGGCGCGCGCGGCGGCGCGGTACGCCTCGAACGGCATCCACACCTCGGTCACCATCCCGGTTATGGTGCCGTCGAAGCCGCGCGGCGCCACGCCCGCCACGGTGAAGGGCGTTCCGTTCAGCACCACGACCTTACCCACCACCGCCGGATCGCTGCCGAACCGCTCGCGCCAGAAGCGGTGGCTCAGCACCGCGGTGGGCTCGGTATCCGCCGTGAAGAAGCGCCCCGCCGCCGGCCGCAGCCCCAGCACCTGGAAGTAGTTCGCCGACGCGACCATCGCCCCCGCCGGCACGGCGCCGCTCCCCGTGCGCACCGACAGGTTGAGGTAGCGGTGGGCCGCCAATCCGCTGAAGACTCTGGTCGTCGCCGCGCGGTAGGCCAGGTAGCGCTCGTAGGGCATGGAGGTCCCCTCCGCGCCGCTGTGCACCCGTCCCACCCGCTCCTCCTGCACGGTGAAGAGCCGTCCGGGCTCGTGCACGGGGAGCGGCTTGAGCAGGAGCGCGTTGACGACGCTGAACAGAGCCGTCGTCACCCCCACGCCCAGTGAAACCGTGAGCACCGCGACGAGTGTGAAGCCGGGGCTGCGGGCCAGTGTGCGCGCGGCGTAGCCCGCGTCGCGCACCGCATCGCGCAGCAACGACAGCCCGCGCCCGTTGCGCATCCCCTCGCGGTGCCGCTCCACCCCGCCGAACGCGATCATCGCCCGGCGCCGTGCCTCGCGCGGGCTCATTCCGGCGCGCACGTTCTTCTCCGTCTCCATCTCGATGTGGAAGCGGAACTCCTCGTCCATCCGCGCGTCGCTGCCGCCGGGGCGCGCCAGCGAACGCAGGCGGGCGGCCGCTCCTTTCATCCAGCTCATGGCTTCATCGTGGGTGAAGGGTCAGGAGGTACGGAGGACGACTTCGACCGCGGCGGCGAAGCGGCGCCAGCTCTCGGTCTCGTCGCCCAGCGCGGCGCGGCCGACGGCGGTCAGCGAGTAGTAGCGGGCGCGCCGGTTGTTCTCGGTGCTCCCCCACTCGCTCTCGATCAGCCCGCTGTGCTCCAGCCGCTGAAGCGCGGGATACAGCGATCCCTGGTTGACCTCCAGCTCGCCCCCGGTCACCTGCTGGATGCGCTGCCCGATCCCCCACCCGTGCGTCGGCTGCAGGGCGAGCGTCTTGAGCACGAGCAGGTCGATCGTGCCGCGCAGTACGTCGGACTGTGAGGAGGGTGCCATGGGATGCCGGTGAGGAGGCTTCTTCTAGACGGCTAGAAGAAGAGATGCGATGTTCTCTTCTAGATGTCAAGAGGAGCGTTCCGGCGGGTATCGGGTGCGGGGGGCAGGCGGTGGTGCGGGGGATGGCACGGGCAGCCACGTGGGGCGGCCCCTAC
It encodes:
- a CDS encoding ABC transporter permease; amino-acid sequence: MSWMKGAAARLRSLARPGGSDARMDEEFRFHIEMETEKNVRAGMSPREARRRAMIAFGGVERHREGMRNGRGLSLLRDAVRDAGYAARTLARSPGFTLVAVLTVSLGVGVTTALFSVVNALLLKPLPVHEPGRLFTVQEERVGRVHSGAEGTSMPYERYLAYRAATTRVFSGLAAHRYLNLSVRTGSGAVPAGAMVASANYFQVLGLRPAAGRFFTADTEPTAVLSHRFWRERFGSDPAVVGKVVVLNGTPFTVAGVAPRGFDGTITGMVTEVWMPFEAYRAAARAGSFEDWVVPFGRLSGGVERAAAAARVAAVAKSIPPEEPHTKVFGAELEQMTGLPGNARRPLAGFLGMLLATGALVLLIASANIAGMLLARAVARRREVAVRLAIGAGRGRLVRQLVTESLVLFLAGGVGGMLLALAVTRAFGRIDFPVAERIVFEVTPDLRVLAFSLAIAAATGIGFGLVPALQATRAELLPGLKEGASHLATGRVRGRSLFVAAQLAMAVLLMVIAGLFARTLRHGLAVDPGFQPEDVLVSTTDLGPHGYDEARGRDFYRQLTDRVRALPGVQSAGLTDIALLAGSSHGEDVEAFTPGAAEPRRVNVSMAVVDAGYFRTLHIPMATGRAITDADRPGSPRVVVVNQRLAAQLWPGENPLGKRLRKGTEEWEVVGVARDGKYASVSEEPRAFAFFPFAQSYSPRMVLHVRGGGAGLHETIRREVRALDPDVAVENQTALASMVGLTLLPQRVAAILVGVLGVLGLALAGIGVYGVLAYQVAQRTREFGIRLALGASARDVMRLVVGRGALLAAGGAAVGLLMAAGITRFLRSFLIGVSPLDPLTFGGVAVTLAAVALLASYLPARRAVRVDPMQALRAE
- a CDS encoding PadR family transcriptional regulator, which gives rise to MSADSPLGTFEEHVMLAVVRTRDDAYGMAVRREIERVTDREVTIGAVYATLDRLEAKGLLGSGRTTGEGSRRVFAVTTRGASALAETRAMRERLWQGVDLSRLLAGASS
- a CDS encoding nuclear transport factor 2 family protein, with translation MRRVALVLILLLAAVLPARAQQPTDREQVRRAAMDYIEGFYEGDSTKLVRSVSPNVRKNGYARGRTETAYRPSTMPYEGFMRYAAGVRAGRGGPPPNAPRDIVIYDVQDQTASVKVTAWWGTDYLLLGKENGRWMITHVLWQSPPR
- a CDS encoding PadR family transcriptional regulator → MAPSSQSDVLRGTIDLLVLKTLALQPTHGWGIGQRIQQVTGGELEVNQGSLYPALQRLEHSGLIESEWGSTENNRRARYYSLTAVGRAALGDETESWRRFAAAVEVVLRTS
- a CDS encoding ADOP family duplicated permease, with the translated sequence MPRTNSDLPRIPAALLRLLLPYAERDEVLGDLAAEHRERVRSQGRRAAGRWVWRQVLASAPELAGRGWWRGWNGFEPRANWDQPRGAMFQDWGQDVKFSLRRLRKRPTYTALTVLTLALGVAGTAAVYGIARRLLLEPLPVKAEQEVAVFWAEGGWSEAEFLQLRPMIQGFQHLAAFRARDVPMQLGDAPAQLVKGVAGTAELFQVLGVRPSVGPGFRPGDDRNTAEPVAVLSHSLWRELGANPSIVGEQIELGGVKRTVVGVMPRGFWFPDPTVRVWLAEQLDPEDGSGNWGLIGRMRPGTRMDRMGPELARVMKLMHAQFDYPEGEWDKRVNPTLTPLRDRLVGDIRPAVLATFAAMAVILLIASVNVAALMLGQVDSRGTELAVRSALGAGRRRLLIQLVVESLVIGAMAGVMGALMALAGFKFLAAALPLGALAEAATIDWGLLAAAIGIALAAATAVAMVPGFSVARSDLQSRLTRTRTGGIGGRGGRVESGLVVAQVALVLLMVAGAGLLIRSVRNLRAIDPGVRVEGLAVLDVVMPSATEPARRPQVMRELLDALRALPGVEAAAATQHLPLRGSGDNWGLAVQRQPQLEDANTAFRVVSPDYFRTMGIPVRSGRGLLETDRDAAATEGAVVINQALADKFFPGRDPLGEMIGFTERWDRVVGVVGNAAEADLKPEPVPARYMTYEQALFLLPGQTVVIRMRGGRDPAAILDPARRAIQRALPQVAIQDQTTMANVFDRAIGPARQVMSLLTLLGMVALALGTIGVYGVVSHLVTRRKRDWGIRIALGMQPAHVVRHIVGRGGTLVGAGIVLGLIGFLVLARLLGSLLYGVGTADPLSLLSATAILLGAGLLAAFLPARRASRIDPAHVLREQ